Sequence from the Clostridium saccharobutylicum DSM 13864 genome:
CAAGTAATTGAAGCGGTGTTTTATAATTCAACTCACACTTTGCATCAGGATACGTTTCTTTTAAAATCTCTATGATTTTCTTCGTCCTTGCTTTCATATGCTTTTAAAACTCCTTATTTATAAACTCCTCTGTAATTTTCAGGTAAGAGTTTCGCTATACTTCTCATTAGTATATCCATGCATTTATCTTCATATTCATGTCTATCTTCTTGTTTTTCCCTAGGTGGAAATTCAACTTTTTTTCCTATATTTATAGTCACATCTGAATTTTGCCATTTTTCCGATCCCATATTACCATCTTTACTTATAGGCAATAGTTTATCTGTTCCAGACATACCAATTGGTATTATTTCTGCCTTTGCCATCCTTGCAAATAATAATATACCTTTTTTACCCTCTATCATTTGACCAGTTCTACTTCTAGTTCCTTCTGGGAATATTAAAATATCATTTCCGCCTTTAAGTGTTTTAACTACTTTAGTAATAGCATCTTTATCAGCTGAACTAGGTTTAATAGGTATATTTTTAACTATTTTAGTTCCTAAACTTGTTATTGGATCATCAGATAATTTCACTCCCGCTATAAAATATGGATCACTTTTTTCTTTTAGTACTCTTTCTAAAACCAATCCATCTGAATTACTTAAATGATTACAAACAAATATTCTCGGTTTCTTAACTTCATCTATATTTTCTATGCCATTCACTGTTAGGTTTGCATATTTCTTTATATATCCATCAACTATTCTGTTTGCTACCTTTATAACTAAACCTTCTGGTAGTAGTTTTATAATGTTTACTACAACTGGGGATAACATTCTTTTCCACCTTCCTTATAAACAATAATATATACATTATATATTTTTTCCCATACCTATGCAATTCTTAATATTCCTTACTATTTAACGATCAAAATCCAATTTACCCCACTCAAAATCTTGATTCGCTAATCTTATTACATTACTTATTACAATAAATTGTAAATATTGTAATAAAATATTAATAAAGATGCAATATATTTCTTAATAAAAAAGGTATAAAATATAAGCTAAATAACTTAATTTTATACCTTTAATATTCAACCATTCACAAATTTTAAGATAATTAATTTACAATAAAATAAAATCTAAATTGGCGAATTATTTTTAACCAAATACTATATTAGCCATATGAAAGAAAATAACAAATCCAAAATGTCATGATTATTTTTAAATAACCATATCATTAAATATTTTCTTTTTCTGTCCTTTTATATCTCTTATTTCAATTATAGTTGCAGTTGGATTAGTTCTTACAATATTTTTAGCTTGGGTACCTACTGCAGTTGCCTTTGCTGGTACATCTTTTACTACTACAGCATTAGCCCCAATCTTAGCACCTTCCTCTATAGTAATAGGTCCAAGTACCTTAGCCCCTGTACCTATCAATACATTATCTTTTATTGTTGGATGCCTTTTGCCTGTATCTTTTCCAGTTCCACCAAGTGTTACTCCATGATAAAGAGTTACGTTATCCCCAATTTCTGTTGTCTCTCCAATTACAACTCCCATTCCATGGTCTATAAATAATCCATTACCTATAGTAGCCCCTGGATGAATTTCTATTCCTGTAAAAAATCTTGATAGCTGTGAAATTAATCTCGCCAAAAAAAATCTATTATGCAAATAAAAAAAGTGTGATATTCTATACGCAATTAAAGCATGAATACATGGATACAATAGTAATACTTCTATCTTACTTTTAGCTGCTGGATCCTCATTTAAAATTCTTTCTAAATCATAATTCAATCTTTTAAACACAGCTCTATCTCCTTTTCATATGATTTCAATAAAATAATTAAAATTTTGCAATGCATAATTTTATTCAACTAACTGTTAAACATAATTTTTAAAGTTAATTGAAACTACAAATTATGCATTGTAATATTAATTATTTCTGAATTAATTAATCATATAGACCCATAGATATATATTTTTCTCCTCCATCTGGAGCTATAACTAATACTTTTTTTCCTTTTCCAAGCTTTTTAGCGACTTCTATAGCTGCATATAATGATGCCCCTGATGATATTCCAACTAAAACACCTTCTGCTTCCGAAAATGCTTTTGCTGTATTAAATGCATCGTCATCCTTTACTTTTATAATTTCATCTACATAATCACTTTCATAAATTCCTGGAATAAATCCAGCACCAATACCTTGAATTTTATGTCCTCCAGGATTTCCACCACTTAAAACTGGCGATGTTGCTGGCTCAACTGCTATTGCCTTTATATTAGTATTCTTTTTCTTCAAGTTTTTAGATATACCAATTAAAGTTCCGCCAGTTCCAACACCAGCTATAAATGCATCTAAATCTGGAATATCTTTATATATTTCCTCTGCTGTTGTTTCAAAATGTTTTTCTGGATTAGCTATATTTTCAAATTGTTGTGGAATAAAAAATCCTTCTCCACTTCCTATTTCAACTGCCTTTTCTATAGCACCCTTCATTCCTTTTGATCCTTCTGTTAAAACAAGCTCTGCACCATAAGCTTTTATTAAATCTCTTCTTTCTTTACTCATTGTTTCTGGCATCACAATTATAACCTTATACCCTTTTATCTTACCTATAAAAGCAAGTGCTATTCCTGTATTTCCACTTGTTGGTTCTACTATTGTTGATCCTGGCTTTAATATTCCTTGTTTTTCAGCTGTTTCTATCATACCAAGAGCTGCTCTATCTTTAACGCTTCCTCCTGGATTGTATTTTTCTAACTTAACATATATATCTGCAATATTTTCATCCTTAATTAAATTATTAACCTTTAAAATTGGTGTATTTCCTATCAAATCTAATGCTTTATTATAAATCATATGTTTTTCCTCCCTTAACTTTCATTTTATATTTATATTATGCAACAAAAAAACTCCATCTTCTATAAACTATATAGAGACGAAGTGTGACTTCCGCGATTCCACTCTAATTGGATTAAAAATTTAATCCCCCTCAAATTAAAGCACAAAATATATGCTATATCACTATAACGGGTGAACCCGGAGAATTTTACTAATTCATATAACACAAACATATACTAAAATGTAATTTATTATTTTGCGTATATTTAATTTTCAAATTTCAACTCCAAAGGGCACTTCACATAAATTCATGATAAAAAGTTCTCAGCTTCCTTTTCTCTCTGTCAACTTTCCTTTATGCTACTTTCTTTTTCACTGCTTTTAATTCTGAGTGTTTTGATAAACTTTATACTAATATTATATTCCATTGACCAAAAAAGTCAACGCTTTTTTTTAATTTTTTAAAAAAGCGTTGACTATTCTAATTCTTCTTTTTCCATAATGGATATAAAAATTCATCTATTAAATCATGAATAATAACTATTCCAACTAATTTATCTTCTTCGTCTACTACCGGAACAGAATTCAAACTATATTTTGCTATAATTTCTACAACTTCATTTATTTCATCATCATGACTTACATGTGATACTGTTTCATCCATTATTTCTTTTATCTTCTTATCAGTATCACATATTATTAAATCTCGTATAGGTACTACCCCTTGAAGATGTTCTTCCTCATCAGTTATATATATATAATACATTACTTCTTCATCTGGCTTCATTTCTTTTAATATTTCTATGGTATCGCCTACTGTAATATTTAAATTAACAGATATGAACTCTTTACTCATTATGCTACCAATAGTTTCATCTTCATATTGTAAAAGTTCTTTAACTTCATCTGCATCTTCTTTCTCCAGATTTACCAATATCTTTTCTCTCTCTTCTTCATCTAGATCATCTAATAAATCAGCTATTTCATCGGTAGGCATATTTTCTAAAACTTCTACAGCTTTACTATCTGATAATTCTTTAATTATGGCACCTTTATATTCTGAATCTATTTCTTCTAATGTATCTGCTGCTAAATCTTCATCCAATGATTCCAACACTTTCTTTCTTAAATTCGTATCTAAGTTTTCCAATATATCTGCAAGATCTGCAGGATGTAAAGTCGATAATTTCTTATATGGTACACTCAGCTTAAGATTATTTTCAATCATTTCTAAAGATTCAACATCATCCCATCTTAAAATCTTATCTTCTAAAGTTTTACCTAAAATTTTATATATAATTTTCATAATCCATGCTATTTTTAATCTTCTATATCTAGCAAGCGGACCTGTTTCAACCCCAATCACCCTATATTCACCAGCAATTCTGGCAATTCTTAAATCATTAACTCGTACAACTTGTTTTCCATTTATATCAACTATCTTTTTATCTAACAAATTTTCTGAAAGTAAATAACTATATCTCATCGGTAATATTTCTTTACTTCCTCTTGTTTTGATTTTTGTCTTTCCATCTCTTTCTACAAATTCTATATATCTAAATTCATAATGAAATGTAACTCCTTCTCTTTTAAGCTTATATCCAATTATCCTAGGATATCCTTCCTCTGTAGTTACATAAATATCTCTTAAAATACCTAACACATCACCAAATTCATCATAAACCTTTTTCCCTAAAATGTTTGTATATAGAAATATGGATAATTTCATTATAAAGGTTCCTCCTCTTCACTATAGAAAGAAATCCCTTAAATGAATACTAAGATTTAGATATTATTTAACCAAACTCATAATTAAATCTTGTATTTAAATCATGACTTGTTTTGATACTGAATAAGTGTTTTAGTATCAAAATTAAATGTCTATTTTATCTTGTGATCCTAACTTCAGATAAACGACTTCTCTCTTTGAATATTTAATTTTTATCGTCTGACTTTTAGAATTCTGAGGTCCGTCCTCCATCTTTTGCACCACCTTATCATTGTGTTTTCTATTAAAAACTATTATCATTTATATTTTATAATTAGACACATTGACTTGTTATTTTTTTGAATGTGCCTTAAGCCAATTCATTACTGTCCTTACTTATTATATTACATACAAGTAAAAAGGCAACAAGATTTTAACCACTTTACCTTTTTATCTAAATTAATGTAATACTATACAAAAAATATTTGCACTTATTTTTTATAGCTATCTACCAGTTCATTTTATTCAAAAATTATATTGTAAAATAAACTAAGTCTTATACTCTATTTTTTTACATCTCTAAATAATATTGATGTTTGTAAACTCACAATCCTTGTGTTAATATACATTAGAATATATACTTTTTAATTAGTACTTTAAAAATAAAATTCCTTCAGAATTTATTAAAATTTAATAATTTAATTATTGTAAATTTTAATTAGAGTTATATATTAAATCATTTTGATAGTTTAAATAAACTTAAAGAATTGGAGATTACATACATATGAAACTTTGTAAAGAATTTTTGCCTATTAGTAAAGAAGATTTAGCAAAAAGAAAAATCGATCAATTAGATTTTATTATTGTTTCTGGTGACGCTTACGTTGATCATCCTTCTTTTGGAACTGCAATTATAGGTAGAACTCTTGAATCACAAGGGTTTACTGTTGGAGTTATAGCTCAACCTAACTGGCATAATTGTGACGATTTTAAAAAACTAGGTAGGCCAAAATATGGATTCCTAGTTAATTCAGGTAACATAGACTCAATGGTTAATCATTATACAACAGCCAAAAAAACTAGAAGAGATGATTTATACTCTCCTGGTGGCGAAGCTGGTCATAGACCTGACAGAGCTGTTATAGTTTACTGCAATAGAATTAGAGAAGCATATAAAGATATAGCAATTGCAATTGGTGGAATAGAAGCCAGTTTAAGAAGATTTTCTCACTATGATTATTGGGATAATAAAGTTAGAAGAAGTGTTCTTGTTGATTCAAAAGCTGACTTATTAATGTATGGTATGGGTGAAAAAACAGTAATTCAAATTGCTGAATTATTAAGATATGGAGCTAACATCAAAAATATAACAACTGTTCGTGGAACTTGTTATTTAACTCATGATATATCAAATATAAAAAATGCTGTTACAGTTCCATCATTTGAAGAAGTATCTACTGATCAAAAAGCTTATGGTGAAGCTTACAAATTAGAATACTATGAACAAGATTCTATAATAGGTAAAACTATTATTCAAAAGCACGGAGATAGATACCTAGTTCAAAATCCACCTCAAGAAAATTTAACTCAAGAAGAAATGGATCTTGTATATGATTTACCTTATACAAGAACATATCATCCAATTTATGAAGCTAAAGGTGGAATTCCAGCAATACAGGAAGTTAAATTTTCAATAACTAGTCACAGAGGCTGCTTTGGTTCATGTTCCTTCTGTGCTTTAACATTCCACCAAGGAAGAGTTATTCAAAATAGAGGTCAAGAATCAATTATAGACGAAGCAAAACTTTTAACCACTTTACCTGATTTTAAAGGATATATACATGACATTGGCGGCCCAACTGCAAACTTTAGACACAAAGCATGCAAAAAACAAATAGAACATGGTACTTGTAAAGCAAAACAATGCATGTTCCCGGCGCCTTGTAAGAATTTAATAATAGATCATACTGAATATCTTTCATTATTAAAAAAAGTTAGAAAATTGCCTGGAATAAAAAAAGTATTTATACGTTCTGGTATTAGATATGATTATTTAATACATGATAAAAATGATGCATTTTTTAAAGAACTATGTGAACATCACATAAGTGGACAATTAAAAGTTGCTCCAGAACATGTTGTTCCAAGAGTTTTAAACCAAATGGGCAAACCAACAAGAGAAGTATATGATAAATTTGTTAATAAATATTTTCAAATTAATAAAAAACTAGACAAAAAACAATTTTTAGTTCCTTATTTAATGTCTTCTCATCCTGGTTCTGATTTAAATGCTGCCATAGATCTTGCACTATATATTAAGGAAATGGGATATACTCCAGAACAAGTACAAGATTTTTATCCAACACCAGGCAGTTTATCAACTACAATATATTATACTGGATTCAATCCACTTACTAATGAGCCAGTATATGTTCCAAAAACTCAGGAAGAAAAAGACATGCAAAGAGCATTAATTCAATTTACTGTACCAAAAAATTATCCAAAAGTTAAGAAAGCTTTAATTAAAGCTCATAGAGAAGATTTAATAGGTACTGATAAAAACTGTCTTATTGGATATTCTCCAGCAAAACTTGGATATCAAGGAAAACACAAAAACAATAAAACATCTAATAATGAAAGTACAACTAATAACCATTCTAATAAAAAATCTAATAGTAACTCAAAGAATGGTTCAACTAAAAATTCTAGCAAAGAGTTTAATTACAATTCAAACACTAAACAAAATAAGAATTCAAAAAATGCCAAAAGTAGTTTTAATAAAAATACTTCAAAAAGAAGAAGTAATTAAAAAAACATAACACTAATAATAAGTTAATAAATTAATTTATTTTATATAACTATAAATAGCATAGACTATCTTATTATTCCATGTTATTTATTTATATATCAATATAACTAAAATACTAACCGCATTATCATTTAGAAAGATATTAAATACTTCATAATGATTAGTAATCATTATGAAGTATCACATCCTCCTATAAATAAACAAAATATAAATTAGATTTAAACTTTGAAATATATTCTAACATAGAAAGTAAGGGTACTCTTTTGCTAGCATTGCATTTAGAATATGGCTATAGGTATTTCTTCAGTAAAAGTTGTTCAATTCCTGCTTGTACCCAGTTTGCCTGGGGAACATGCAGGAATTGAGCAACTCTTACCGTTAGAAATCCATAGCCATGTTCTATAGCAATAGAGCAACCAGAGTACCCTTACTTTCGGTAAGCTGCCTCATAAGGCTAAATCTCATGCTATTTATCTATATACATCCTATTTAATTTTTGTAAATCTATGAATCCTAAAGCTACATCCATTAAAATTGTATTTTTCTATCATATCAATTTTATATGAGCCAACATTTAACTTAAATTCATTAACTTTATAAGTCCAATTAGGTCCTTTGTCTGTAGCTGCAAATAAACATAACGTATCTTCTTTAGTAGTAAATGTTACATCCAGATTAGTATATTCATTTTCATTAATTTCTCTTATTTTATCAATAATAATACTATCTTCAATATTTTCATTCATATAATTAACAACTATCAATATTCCACTATCAGCAGAATTGTCTAATGGAATCCATGCACTCTTACATATATCTTCGCTTATTACTATTCCTTCACCATCTTCAATTTGAA
This genomic interval carries:
- a CDS encoding lysophospholipid acyltransferase family protein, whose amino-acid sequence is MLSPVVVNIIKLLPEGLVIKVANRIVDGYIKKYANLTVNGIENIDEVKKPRIFVCNHLSNSDGLVLERVLKEKSDPYFIAGVKLSDDPITSLGTKIVKNIPIKPSSADKDAITKVVKTLKGGNDILIFPEGTRSRTGQMIEGKKGILLFARMAKAEIIPIGMSGTDKLLPISKDGNMGSEKWQNSDVTINIGKKVEFPPREKQEDRHEYEDKCMDILMRSIAKLLPENYRGVYK
- the epsC gene encoding serine O-acetyltransferase EpsC, whose amino-acid sequence is MFKRLNYDLERILNEDPAAKSKIEVLLLYPCIHALIAYRISHFFYLHNRFFLARLISQLSRFFTGIEIHPGATIGNGLFIDHGMGVVIGETTEIGDNVTLYHGVTLGGTGKDTGKRHPTIKDNVLIGTGAKVLGPITIEEGAKIGANAVVVKDVPAKATAVGTQAKNIVRTNPTATIIEIRDIKGQKKKIFNDMVI
- the cysK gene encoding cysteine synthase A, which gives rise to MIYNKALDLIGNTPILKVNNLIKDENIADIYVKLEKYNPGGSVKDRAALGMIETAEKQGILKPGSTIVEPTSGNTGIALAFIGKIKGYKVIIVMPETMSKERRDLIKAYGAELVLTEGSKGMKGAIEKAVEIGSGEGFFIPQQFENIANPEKHFETTAEEIYKDIPDLDAFIAGVGTGGTLIGISKNLKKKNTNIKAIAVEPATSPVLSGGNPGGHKIQGIGAGFIPGIYESDYVDEIIKVKDDDAFNTAKAFSEAEGVLVGISSGASLYAAIEVAKKLGKGKKVLVIAPDGGEKYISMGLYD
- a CDS encoding magnesium transporter MgtE N-terminal domain-containing protein, with product MKLSIFLYTNILGKKVYDEFGDVLGILRDIYVTTEEGYPRIIGYKLKREGVTFHYEFRYIEFVERDGKTKIKTRGSKEILPMRYSYLLSENLLDKKIVDINGKQVVRVNDLRIARIAGEYRVIGVETGPLARYRRLKIAWIMKIIYKILGKTLEDKILRWDDVESLEMIENNLKLSVPYKKLSTLHPADLADILENLDTNLRKKVLESLDEDLAADTLEEIDSEYKGAIIKELSDSKAVEVLENMPTDEIADLLDDLDEEEREKILVNLEKEDADEVKELLQYEDETIGSIMSKEFISVNLNITVGDTIEILKEMKPDEEVMYYIYITDEEEHLQGVVPIRDLIICDTDKKIKEIMDETVSHVSHDDEINEVVEIIAKYSLNSVPVVDEEDKLVGIVIIHDLIDEFLYPLWKKKN
- a CDS encoding YgiQ family radical SAM protein; the protein is MKLCKEFLPISKEDLAKRKIDQLDFIIVSGDAYVDHPSFGTAIIGRTLESQGFTVGVIAQPNWHNCDDFKKLGRPKYGFLVNSGNIDSMVNHYTTAKKTRRDDLYSPGGEAGHRPDRAVIVYCNRIREAYKDIAIAIGGIEASLRRFSHYDYWDNKVRRSVLVDSKADLLMYGMGEKTVIQIAELLRYGANIKNITTVRGTCYLTHDISNIKNAVTVPSFEEVSTDQKAYGEAYKLEYYEQDSIIGKTIIQKHGDRYLVQNPPQENLTQEEMDLVYDLPYTRTYHPIYEAKGGIPAIQEVKFSITSHRGCFGSCSFCALTFHQGRVIQNRGQESIIDEAKLLTTLPDFKGYIHDIGGPTANFRHKACKKQIEHGTCKAKQCMFPAPCKNLIIDHTEYLSLLKKVRKLPGIKKVFIRSGIRYDYLIHDKNDAFFKELCEHHISGQLKVAPEHVVPRVLNQMGKPTREVYDKFVNKYFQINKKLDKKQFLVPYLMSSHPGSDLNAAIDLALYIKEMGYTPEQVQDFYPTPGSLSTTIYYTGFNPLTNEPVYVPKTQEEKDMQRALIQFTVPKNYPKVKKALIKAHREDLIGTDKNCLIGYSPAKLGYQGKHKNNKTSNNESTTNNHSNKKSNSNSKNGSTKNSSKEFNYNSNTKQNKNSKNAKSSFNKNTSKRRSN
- a CDS encoding Imm21 family immunity protein, whose product is MLKNKINWIECDCGPHIILEKRLSKFWGGIEDVSHSRTYNFPEIECDYDWACEIEGYVGKIQIEDGEGIVISEDICKSAWIPLDNSADSGILIVVNYMNENIEDSIIIDKIREINENEYTNLDVTFTTKEDTLCLFAATDKGPNWTYKVNEFKLNVGSYKIDMIEKYNFNGCSFRIHRFTKIK